A stretch of the Ptiloglossa arizonensis isolate GNS036 chromosome 1, iyPtiAriz1_principal, whole genome shotgun sequence genome encodes the following:
- the Sirt2 gene encoding sirtuin 2 isoform X1 produces the protein MFLHFVFPLINYQHRLFVKCFRQKCVSKYFARSKKKSNEETAHSSSEPEEVEDFNMDKICKYLAQKLRLSDSSDYNEHSQQKVLRELSLDGIVEYIKENENLKIITMAGAGISTSAGIPDFRSPSSGLYHNLEKYNLPHPQAIFELDFFMENPEPFFMLAREMLPEGFKPTPSHYFIRLLWEKGLLFRHYTQNIDTLERMAGLPPEKLVEAHGTFHTGRCLKCRAPYTFPWMKVKIIEGVVPKCEECNEGVVKPDIVFFGEMLPERFHHLIDHDFTQADLLIIMGSSLVVQPFASLVDRVRPNCPRLLINKEKVGMQDRLSRLLGLRHGLVFDTRSSHGGGDVAWLGDCDTGCQLLVEKLGWGDELNDLIKKEHERLDAESVNKD, from the exons ATGTTTCTGCACTTCGTATTTCCTTTAATTAATTATCAGCATCGATTATTCGTCAAATGTTTTCGGCAAAAATGTGTATCTAAATATTTCGCTCGTTCAA agaagaaatcaaatgaaGAGACAGCACATAGTTCATCAGAGCCAGAGGAAGTAGAAGATTTTAATATggacaaaatttgtaaatatttggcACAAAAGTTGAGACTTTCTGATTCATCAGATTATAATGAACATTCACAGCAAAAAGTACTTCGTGAACTCAGCTTAGATGGAATAGTAGagtatataaaagaaaatgaaaacctTAAAATTATCACTATGGCTGGAGCTGGTATCTCCACAT CTGCAGGAATTCCCGATTTCCGATCACCATCTAGTGGCCTTTATCACAatctagaaaaatataatttgccTCATCCTCAAGCTATTTTTGAGTTGGATTTCTTTATGGAAAATCCAGAACCATTTTTTATGCTTGCACGTGAAATGTTACCCGAAGGTTTTAAGCCAACTCCCTCCCATTATTTTATTCGTCTTTTATGGGAAAAAGGACTGCTCTTTCGACATTATACACAAAATATTGATACATTGGAGAGAATGGCTGGTTTACCTCCTGAGAAATTAGTAGAAGCTCATGGAACATTTCATACTGGACGATGCCTTAAATGTCGAGCACCGTACACTTTTCCATGGATGAAGG TGAAAATTATCGAGGGTGTTGTGCCAAAATGTGAAGAATGTAACGAGGGTGTAGTAAAACCAGATATAGTATTTTTTGGAGAAATGTTACCTGAACGTTTTCATCATCTTATTGATCATGACTTTACACAAGCAGATCTTTTAATAATTATGGGATCTAGTCTGGTTGTTCAACCTTTTGCATCCTTGGTCGATAG GGTACGTCCTAATTGTCCACGTTTACTTATCAATAAAGAAAAAGTGGGCATGCAAGATCGTTTATCACGACTTCTGGGATTGCGGCATGGCTTAGTTTTTGATACACGAAGTTCTCACGGTGGTGGCGATGTTGCCTGGTTAGGCGATTGTGATACTGGTTGTCAATTATTAGTTGAAAAATTGGGCTGGGGT gatGAATTaaatgatttaataaaaaaggaacATGAACGATTGGATGCAGAAAGTGTCAACAAGGATTGA
- the Sirt2 gene encoding sirtuin 2 isoform X2, with translation MLFSFALYPLKIKKKSNEETAHSSSEPEEVEDFNMDKICKYLAQKLRLSDSSDYNEHSQQKVLRELSLDGIVEYIKENENLKIITMAGAGISTSAGIPDFRSPSSGLYHNLEKYNLPHPQAIFELDFFMENPEPFFMLAREMLPEGFKPTPSHYFIRLLWEKGLLFRHYTQNIDTLERMAGLPPEKLVEAHGTFHTGRCLKCRAPYTFPWMKVKIIEGVVPKCEECNEGVVKPDIVFFGEMLPERFHHLIDHDFTQADLLIIMGSSLVVQPFASLVDRVRPNCPRLLINKEKVGMQDRLSRLLGLRHGLVFDTRSSHGGGDVAWLGDCDTGCQLLVEKLGWGDELNDLIKKEHERLDAESVNKD, from the exons ATGCTGTTCTCATTTGCATTATATCcgttaaaaataa agaagaaatcaaatgaaGAGACAGCACATAGTTCATCAGAGCCAGAGGAAGTAGAAGATTTTAATATggacaaaatttgtaaatatttggcACAAAAGTTGAGACTTTCTGATTCATCAGATTATAATGAACATTCACAGCAAAAAGTACTTCGTGAACTCAGCTTAGATGGAATAGTAGagtatataaaagaaaatgaaaacctTAAAATTATCACTATGGCTGGAGCTGGTATCTCCACAT CTGCAGGAATTCCCGATTTCCGATCACCATCTAGTGGCCTTTATCACAatctagaaaaatataatttgccTCATCCTCAAGCTATTTTTGAGTTGGATTTCTTTATGGAAAATCCAGAACCATTTTTTATGCTTGCACGTGAAATGTTACCCGAAGGTTTTAAGCCAACTCCCTCCCATTATTTTATTCGTCTTTTATGGGAAAAAGGACTGCTCTTTCGACATTATACACAAAATATTGATACATTGGAGAGAATGGCTGGTTTACCTCCTGAGAAATTAGTAGAAGCTCATGGAACATTTCATACTGGACGATGCCTTAAATGTCGAGCACCGTACACTTTTCCATGGATGAAGG TGAAAATTATCGAGGGTGTTGTGCCAAAATGTGAAGAATGTAACGAGGGTGTAGTAAAACCAGATATAGTATTTTTTGGAGAAATGTTACCTGAACGTTTTCATCATCTTATTGATCATGACTTTACACAAGCAGATCTTTTAATAATTATGGGATCTAGTCTGGTTGTTCAACCTTTTGCATCCTTGGTCGATAG GGTACGTCCTAATTGTCCACGTTTACTTATCAATAAAGAAAAAGTGGGCATGCAAGATCGTTTATCACGACTTCTGGGATTGCGGCATGGCTTAGTTTTTGATACACGAAGTTCTCACGGTGGTGGCGATGTTGCCTGGTTAGGCGATTGTGATACTGGTTGTCAATTATTAGTTGAAAAATTGGGCTGGGGT gatGAATTaaatgatttaataaaaaaggaacATGAACGATTGGATGCAGAAAGTGTCAACAAGGATTGA
- the Sirt2 gene encoding sirtuin 2 isoform X3, protein MSDYNNDTENEKKSNEETAHSSSEPEEVEDFNMDKICKYLAQKLRLSDSSDYNEHSQQKVLRELSLDGIVEYIKENENLKIITMAGAGISTSAGIPDFRSPSSGLYHNLEKYNLPHPQAIFELDFFMENPEPFFMLAREMLPEGFKPTPSHYFIRLLWEKGLLFRHYTQNIDTLERMAGLPPEKLVEAHGTFHTGRCLKCRAPYTFPWMKVKIIEGVVPKCEECNEGVVKPDIVFFGEMLPERFHHLIDHDFTQADLLIIMGSSLVVQPFASLVDRVRPNCPRLLINKEKVGMQDRLSRLLGLRHGLVFDTRSSHGGGDVAWLGDCDTGCQLLVEKLGWGDELNDLIKKEHERLDAESVNKD, encoded by the exons atgtcCGATTACAATAATGACACAGAAAATG agaagaaatcaaatgaaGAGACAGCACATAGTTCATCAGAGCCAGAGGAAGTAGAAGATTTTAATATggacaaaatttgtaaatatttggcACAAAAGTTGAGACTTTCTGATTCATCAGATTATAATGAACATTCACAGCAAAAAGTACTTCGTGAACTCAGCTTAGATGGAATAGTAGagtatataaaagaaaatgaaaacctTAAAATTATCACTATGGCTGGAGCTGGTATCTCCACAT CTGCAGGAATTCCCGATTTCCGATCACCATCTAGTGGCCTTTATCACAatctagaaaaatataatttgccTCATCCTCAAGCTATTTTTGAGTTGGATTTCTTTATGGAAAATCCAGAACCATTTTTTATGCTTGCACGTGAAATGTTACCCGAAGGTTTTAAGCCAACTCCCTCCCATTATTTTATTCGTCTTTTATGGGAAAAAGGACTGCTCTTTCGACATTATACACAAAATATTGATACATTGGAGAGAATGGCTGGTTTACCTCCTGAGAAATTAGTAGAAGCTCATGGAACATTTCATACTGGACGATGCCTTAAATGTCGAGCACCGTACACTTTTCCATGGATGAAGG TGAAAATTATCGAGGGTGTTGTGCCAAAATGTGAAGAATGTAACGAGGGTGTAGTAAAACCAGATATAGTATTTTTTGGAGAAATGTTACCTGAACGTTTTCATCATCTTATTGATCATGACTTTACACAAGCAGATCTTTTAATAATTATGGGATCTAGTCTGGTTGTTCAACCTTTTGCATCCTTGGTCGATAG GGTACGTCCTAATTGTCCACGTTTACTTATCAATAAAGAAAAAGTGGGCATGCAAGATCGTTTATCACGACTTCTGGGATTGCGGCATGGCTTAGTTTTTGATACACGAAGTTCTCACGGTGGTGGCGATGTTGCCTGGTTAGGCGATTGTGATACTGGTTGTCAATTATTAGTTGAAAAATTGGGCTGGGGT gatGAATTaaatgatttaataaaaaaggaacATGAACGATTGGATGCAGAAAGTGTCAACAAGGATTGA
- the Sirt2 gene encoding sirtuin 2 isoform X4, which produces MDKICKYLAQKLRLSDSSDYNEHSQQKVLRELSLDGIVEYIKENENLKIITMAGAGISTSAGIPDFRSPSSGLYHNLEKYNLPHPQAIFELDFFMENPEPFFMLAREMLPEGFKPTPSHYFIRLLWEKGLLFRHYTQNIDTLERMAGLPPEKLVEAHGTFHTGRCLKCRAPYTFPWMKVKIIEGVVPKCEECNEGVVKPDIVFFGEMLPERFHHLIDHDFTQADLLIIMGSSLVVQPFASLVDRVRPNCPRLLINKEKVGMQDRLSRLLGLRHGLVFDTRSSHGGGDVAWLGDCDTGCQLLVEKLGWGDELNDLIKKEHERLDAESVNKD; this is translated from the exons ATggacaaaatttgtaaatatttggcACAAAAGTTGAGACTTTCTGATTCATCAGATTATAATGAACATTCACAGCAAAAAGTACTTCGTGAACTCAGCTTAGATGGAATAGTAGagtatataaaagaaaatgaaaacctTAAAATTATCACTATGGCTGGAGCTGGTATCTCCACAT CTGCAGGAATTCCCGATTTCCGATCACCATCTAGTGGCCTTTATCACAatctagaaaaatataatttgccTCATCCTCAAGCTATTTTTGAGTTGGATTTCTTTATGGAAAATCCAGAACCATTTTTTATGCTTGCACGTGAAATGTTACCCGAAGGTTTTAAGCCAACTCCCTCCCATTATTTTATTCGTCTTTTATGGGAAAAAGGACTGCTCTTTCGACATTATACACAAAATATTGATACATTGGAGAGAATGGCTGGTTTACCTCCTGAGAAATTAGTAGAAGCTCATGGAACATTTCATACTGGACGATGCCTTAAATGTCGAGCACCGTACACTTTTCCATGGATGAAGG TGAAAATTATCGAGGGTGTTGTGCCAAAATGTGAAGAATGTAACGAGGGTGTAGTAAAACCAGATATAGTATTTTTTGGAGAAATGTTACCTGAACGTTTTCATCATCTTATTGATCATGACTTTACACAAGCAGATCTTTTAATAATTATGGGATCTAGTCTGGTTGTTCAACCTTTTGCATCCTTGGTCGATAG GGTACGTCCTAATTGTCCACGTTTACTTATCAATAAAGAAAAAGTGGGCATGCAAGATCGTTTATCACGACTTCTGGGATTGCGGCATGGCTTAGTTTTTGATACACGAAGTTCTCACGGTGGTGGCGATGTTGCCTGGTTAGGCGATTGTGATACTGGTTGTCAATTATTAGTTGAAAAATTGGGCTGGGGT gatGAATTaaatgatttaataaaaaaggaacATGAACGATTGGATGCAGAAAGTGTCAACAAGGATTGA
- the LOC143152877 gene encoding X-ray repair cross-complementing protein 6 isoform X1: MASLIEEVFEDADKSEENLKELYGVRDGIFFVIDATPPMFENDPTEEIPYFLQCIRQYEEILKQKLVWNRQDWVGLILFGTEKCDEDSEIKHILTLQKLNPVSVDNLKEMIKIDKGRKWEYYKDIASSAAYPLHDVLWHAARTFSSIDVTMASRRVILFTCQDDPFLTDQNERHRIRIKATNYSDLGLQLSVVGLGENWNHDLFYKDLEILSEKIDRDDYKRISLKDLVEQVKLPSRNMAKIPWRLGENVIIDVLVRNLSVKTQYLKKECMSKETNVPLTSHTYWKTVNNSDNEKGVDDEENEQPLKPVLQSQIQKYQEFGNRRICFTLAEVRSLSTIREPGIDLICIKPIFYHPLYHFGTPYFVAPDKSNRKDNKLLFGAFVNKCDLRNLMIICAVTIRKHSSPKLYTMIPNAKNGGFYLYQLPFKEHIRKNVKYALKYMYNNNDSNSSSDTNRVELLKNIIRKLRIRYDATLFSNPKLQVQLQTIETLALDLEQREPPPDDTLPKSDEMRSRVQNFLDQYNEMFNEEVECVSDVPPNKKKKVSEVIAKPAAFNKEEIRKLVEQEKINSVNVLQLKSILKTLGFKTSGNKNELINRIKEAIDFQKDK; encoded by the exons atgGCATCCTTAATTGAGGAGGTATTTGAAGATGCAGACAAATCGGAAGAGAATCTCAAAGAACTTTATGGTGTTCGAGATGGTATATTCTTTGTAATTGATGCAACTCCACCAATGTTTGAAAATGACCCAACAGAAGAAATTCCATACTTTTTGCAATGTATAAGG CAATATGAAGAGATTCTTAAGCAGAAGTTGGTTTGGAACAGACAGGATTGGGTGGGTTTAATATTGTTTGGTACAGAAAAATGTGATGAGGATTCTGAAATAAAACATATATTGACGCTTCAAAAATTAAACCCTGTTTCAGTggataatttaaaagaaatgatCAAAATAG ATAAGGGAAGAAAATGGGAATACTACAAAGATATTGCTTCATCTGCTGCTTATCCATTGCACGATGTATTATGGCATGCAGCACGAACATTTTCTTCTATAGATGTAACCATGGCATCGCGACGAGTAATTCTCTTTACATGCCAGGATGATCCTTTCTTGACAGATCAAAATGAGAGGCATCGAATACGAATAAAAGCAACAAATTATAGTGACCTAGGATTGCAATTATCTGTTGTTGGTTTGGGTGAAAACTGGAATCACGATTTGTTCTACAAAGATTTAGAAATATTATCTGAAAAAATTGATAGAGATGATTACAAAAGAATATCTCTAAAAGATTTAGTGGAACAAGTAAAATTACCATCTAGAAATATGGCAAAGATACCTTGGAGACTAGGAGAAAATGTGATTATAGATGTATTGGTTCGCAATTTATCTGT taaaacacaatatttaaaaaaagaatgcaTGAGCAAAGAAACCAATGTTCCTTTAACTTCACATACATACTGGAAGACGGTTAACAATAGTGATAATGAA AAAGGAGTGGATGATGAAGAGAATGAACAACCATTAAAACCTGTTTTACAAAGTCAAATTCAAAAATATCAAGAATTTGGTAATCGAAGAATATGTTTTACATTAGCAGAAGTGAGATCCTTGAGTACAATACGAGAACCGGGCATTGATTTAATTTGCATTAAACCTATTTTCTATCATCCTTTGTATCATTTTGGAACACCATATTTTGTTGCACCTGATAAAAGTAATCGTAAAG ATAACAAATTATTGTTTGGTGCATTTGTTAATAAATGTGATTTAAGAAATTTAATGATAATATGTGCAGTAACAATAAGAAAACATTCCTCTCCAAAACTTTATACTATGATACCAAATGCAAAGAATGGAGGATTTTATTTATATCAACTACCATTCAAAG AGCATATccgaaaaaatgttaaatacgcTTTAAAATACatgtataataataacgatagtaACTCTTCAAGTGATACAAATAGAgttgaattattaaaaaacatAATCAGAAAATTAAGAATTCGATATGATGCAACATTGTTCTCAAATCCTAAGCTTCAAGTTCAACTTCAAACTATAGAGACATTGGCTTTAGACTTGGAGCAACGTGAGCCACCACCTGATGATActc ttcCAAAAAGCGATGAGATGCGTAGTCGGGTTCAAAATTTCTTGGATCAATACAATGAAATGTTTAATGAAGAAGTAGAGTGTGTAAGTGATGTACCaccaaacaagaaaaaaaaagttagtGAAGTAATTGCAAAACCTGCAGCCTTCAATAAAGAGGAAATTCGAAAACTTGTTGAACAAGAAAAG ATAAACAGTGTTAATGTCCTACAGTTAAAATCCATATTAAAAACCTTAGGATTTAAAACATCTGGTAACAAGAATGAATTAATTAATAGGATTAAAGAAGCCATAGATTTTCAGaaagataaataa
- the LOC143152877 gene encoding X-ray repair cross-complementing protein 6 isoform X2 — translation MASLIEEVFEDADKSEENLKELYGVRDGIFFVIDATPPMFENDPTEEIPYFLQCIRQYEEILKQKLVWNRQDWVGLILFGTEKCDEDSEIKHILTLQKLNPVSVDNLKEMIKIDKGRKWEYYKDIASSAAYPLHDVLWHAARTFSSIDVTMASRRVILFTCQDDPFLTDQNERHRIRIKATNYSDLGLQLSVVGLGENWNHDLFYKDLEILSEKIDRDDYKRISLKDLVEQVKLPSRNMAKIPWRLGENVIIDVLVRNLSVKTQYLKKECMSKETNVPLTSHTYWKTVNNSDNEKGVDDEENEQPLKPVLQSQIQKYQEFGNRRICFTLAEVRSLSTIREPGIDLICIKPIFYHPLYHFGTPYFVAPDKSNRKDNKLLFGAFVNKCDLRNLMIICAVTIRKHSSPKLYTMIPNAKNGGFYLYQLPFKVPKSDEMRSRVQNFLDQYNEMFNEEVECVSDVPPNKKKKVSEVIAKPAAFNKEEIRKLVEQEKINSVNVLQLKSILKTLGFKTSGNKNELINRIKEAIDFQKDK, via the exons atgGCATCCTTAATTGAGGAGGTATTTGAAGATGCAGACAAATCGGAAGAGAATCTCAAAGAACTTTATGGTGTTCGAGATGGTATATTCTTTGTAATTGATGCAACTCCACCAATGTTTGAAAATGACCCAACAGAAGAAATTCCATACTTTTTGCAATGTATAAGG CAATATGAAGAGATTCTTAAGCAGAAGTTGGTTTGGAACAGACAGGATTGGGTGGGTTTAATATTGTTTGGTACAGAAAAATGTGATGAGGATTCTGAAATAAAACATATATTGACGCTTCAAAAATTAAACCCTGTTTCAGTggataatttaaaagaaatgatCAAAATAG ATAAGGGAAGAAAATGGGAATACTACAAAGATATTGCTTCATCTGCTGCTTATCCATTGCACGATGTATTATGGCATGCAGCACGAACATTTTCTTCTATAGATGTAACCATGGCATCGCGACGAGTAATTCTCTTTACATGCCAGGATGATCCTTTCTTGACAGATCAAAATGAGAGGCATCGAATACGAATAAAAGCAACAAATTATAGTGACCTAGGATTGCAATTATCTGTTGTTGGTTTGGGTGAAAACTGGAATCACGATTTGTTCTACAAAGATTTAGAAATATTATCTGAAAAAATTGATAGAGATGATTACAAAAGAATATCTCTAAAAGATTTAGTGGAACAAGTAAAATTACCATCTAGAAATATGGCAAAGATACCTTGGAGACTAGGAGAAAATGTGATTATAGATGTATTGGTTCGCAATTTATCTGT taaaacacaatatttaaaaaaagaatgcaTGAGCAAAGAAACCAATGTTCCTTTAACTTCACATACATACTGGAAGACGGTTAACAATAGTGATAATGAA AAAGGAGTGGATGATGAAGAGAATGAACAACCATTAAAACCTGTTTTACAAAGTCAAATTCAAAAATATCAAGAATTTGGTAATCGAAGAATATGTTTTACATTAGCAGAAGTGAGATCCTTGAGTACAATACGAGAACCGGGCATTGATTTAATTTGCATTAAACCTATTTTCTATCATCCTTTGTATCATTTTGGAACACCATATTTTGTTGCACCTGATAAAAGTAATCGTAAAG ATAACAAATTATTGTTTGGTGCATTTGTTAATAAATGTGATTTAAGAAATTTAATGATAATATGTGCAGTAACAATAAGAAAACATTCCTCTCCAAAACTTTATACTATGATACCAAATGCAAAGAATGGAGGATTTTATTTATATCAACTACCATTCAAAG ttcCAAAAAGCGATGAGATGCGTAGTCGGGTTCAAAATTTCTTGGATCAATACAATGAAATGTTTAATGAAGAAGTAGAGTGTGTAAGTGATGTACCaccaaacaagaaaaaaaaagttagtGAAGTAATTGCAAAACCTGCAGCCTTCAATAAAGAGGAAATTCGAAAACTTGTTGAACAAGAAAAG ATAAACAGTGTTAATGTCCTACAGTTAAAATCCATATTAAAAACCTTAGGATTTAAAACATCTGGTAACAAGAATGAATTAATTAATAGGATTAAAGAAGCCATAGATTTTCAGaaagataaataa
- the Hacd1 gene encoding 3-hydroxyacyl-CoA dehydratase 1 has protein sequence MKSKKSSSVGTLYLKIYNLVQVFGWCYIFYKFLQNDFSSTTGPDLWQSVKWPVIIFQHAALLEVVHAALGLVKSNPALTGFQVLSRVAVVSAVLLATPDNYAASSPGLPLALLAWSITEIIRYLYYFTNLIKFVPYFLTWLRYTLFIVLYPIGVTGELLCTYAATQYAKAYPQAFNYMFPNSWNFIYYYMLIGIMLIYIPVFPMLYLHMISQRRKILGGSTHKKAQ, from the exons atgaaatcgaAGAAATCAAGTTCTGTTGGAacactttatttaaaaatttataatcttGTACAAGTTTTTGG TTGGTGTTACATATTTTACAAGTTTCTGCAAAATGATTTTTCATCTACAACAGGACCTGATTTGTGGCAGAGTGTTAAATGGcctgttattatttttcaacatgCTGCACTTTTGGAG GTAGTACATGCAGCACTGGGTTTAGTTAAATCAAATCCTGCACTGACAGGTTTTCAAGTTTTAAGTAGAGTTGCAGTTGTAAGTGCTGTACTGCTAGCAACTCCAGACAATTATGCTGCATCATCTCCAGGACTTCCATTGGCCCTCTTAGCATGGTCAATAACAGAAATAATCAGATATTTGTATTACTTTACAAATCTCATTAAATTTGTGCCATATTTTCTTACATGGTTAAG gtatacattatttattgtaTTGTATCCGATTGGTGTAACAGGAGAACTATTATGTACGTATGCTGCTACACAATATGCAAAAGCTTATCCACAGGCTTTCAATTACATGTTTCCCAATTCATGGAATTTCATTTATTACTATATGCTTATAGGTATCATGTTAATATACATTCCTG TTTTTCCAATGTTGTACTTGCATATGATTTCTCAAAGGCGCAAGATTTTAGGAGGTAGCACACATAAGAAAGCTCAatga